In Gordonia sp. SL306, the genomic window GTCCGTCCCGAATCTGTTGCCGGACCGTTGTGTCCGGCCATTCGGGCTCCGGCCTCTGAACCGGAGGTGGGCGTCGACCCGTTTGTCGACACTGGTGTTGGGAGTGCTTCGTCGATATTCAGTTGTCCTTCAAGCGACCCGGAGGGTTGCCGTGATCAGCCCTGACGCTGCTTGTGACGCAGGTTCTCGCAGATCACCATGACCCGACCGTTACGACG contains:
- the rpmJ gene encoding 50S ribosomal protein L36, whose product is MKVQPSVKPICEKCKVIRRNGRVMVICENLRHKQRQG